The genomic DNA TTGGCGCAGCGCATCGTGCGCGCCAAAGCAAAAATCCGCGATGCACGCATTCCTTATCAAATCCCCTCGCGGGAAGATTTGCCGGATCGGCTCGAGACGGTGCTGCATGTGATTTATCTGGTGTTCAATGAAGGTTACTCCGCCTCCTCGGGCGAGACGTTGACGCGGCCGGATCTCTCAGGCGAAGCGATCCGCCTGGGCCGGCTGCTCGTCGATTTGCTGCCGGAATCCGAAGTCATGGGGCTTTTGGCGCTGATGTTGTTGCATGAATCGCGGCGGCCGGCGCGCGCCTCGCCGGAAGGTGATTTGATCTTGCTGGAGGATCAAGATCGCTCACTGTGGAACCGCGATCATATTGCGGAGGGATTGGCACTGGTGCAACAGGCAATCAAAGCGCGCCGGCTCGGTTCGACGGCGTTCGCCGAAGTCGGCCCTTACACACTGCAAGCGGCAATCACGGCCGTGCATGCCGAAGCGCCGACGGCCGCGGCAACGGATTGGGATCAAATCGTCAGATTGTATGACGTGCTGTTGCAGGCACTGCCCTCACCCGTGATTGAGTTGAATCGCGCCGCGGCCATTGCGATGCGCGACGGCCCATCCGCAGGACTCATGCTCATCGATAACCTCTTTGCGCGCGGCGATCCCGGCGATTATCATCTGGCACATTCGGCCAAAGCCGAACTTTGCCGCAGATTGGGAAGAACAACTGAGGCGCGAACTTCTTACGAACGCGCCCTGAGCCTCGCACAGCAAGAACCCGAGCGACGATTTCTTGAACGGCGGCTGCGA from Cytophagia bacterium CHB2 includes the following:
- a CDS encoding RNA polymerase subunit sigma-24, yielding GERDEWDEEGVKDDQLRLIFTCCHPALSSEARMALTLREVCGLTTEAIAHAFLTTPSTLAQRIVRAKAKIRDARIPYQIPSREDLPDRLETVLHVIYLVFNEGYSASSGETLTRPDLSGEAIRLGRLLVDLLPESEVMGLLALMLLHESRRPARASPEGDLILLEDQDRSLWNRDHIAEGLALVQQAIKARRLGSTAFAEVGPYTLQAAITAVHAEAPTAAATDWDQIVRLYDVLLQALPSPVIELNRAAAIAMRDGPSAGLMLIDNLFARGDPGDYHLAHSAKAELCRRLGRTTEARTSYERALSLAQQEPERRFLERRLRDLPA